A single region of the Schizosaccharomyces osmophilus chromosome 3, complete sequence genome encodes:
- the ppe1 gene encoding serine/threonine protein phosphatase PP6 catalytic subunit Ppe1: MADLDEWIATVRKCKYLPEHQLKRLCEMVKEILMEESNIQPVRTPVTVCGDIHGQFYDLLELFRVSGELPSTNYIFMGDFVDRGYFSLETFTLFMLLKARYPDKITLLRGNHESRQITQVYGFYDECQTKYGNANVWKYCCQVFDFLTLAAIIDNKILCVHGGLSPEVRTLDQIRILARAQEIPHEGSFCDLMWSDPEDIESWTVSPRGAGWLFGSKVTGEFSHINDLKLIARAHQLVQEGYKYHFDEKNLVTVWSAPNYCYRCGNVASVMKVDESLEPDFRIFSAVPDEERTVPPSRKRSEYFI; the protein is encoded by the coding sequence ATGGCGGATTTAGATGAATGGATTGCAACGGTTCGAAAATGTAAATACTTACCAGAACACCAGTTAAAACGCTTGTGTGAAATGGTGAAGGAAATATTAATGGAGGAATCAAATATCCAACCTGTTAGAACTCCCGTTACCGTCTGCGGAGACATACACGGACAATTTTACGACCTTTTAGAACTATTCCGTGTCAGTGGAGAACTTCCGTCAACTAATTACATTTTTATGGGCGATTTTGTAGACCGCGGTTATTTTAGTTTGGAAACCTTTACATTGTTTATGTTATTAAAGGCCAGATATCCTGATAAAATTACACTACTCCGCGGAAATCACGAAAGTAGGCAGATCACACAGGTTTATGGATTTTATGACGAGTGTCAAACAAAGTACGGTAATGCAAATGTTTGGAAATATTGTTGCCAGGTATTTGACTTTTTGACTCTGGCTGCTATCATTGACAACAAAATTCTGTGTGTGCACGGTGGCTTATCCCCCGAAGTCCGTACATTAGATCAAATCCGCATTTTGGCTCGCGCTCAAGAAATTCCTCATGAAGGTTCATTTTGCGATCTCATGTGGTCGGATCCCGAAGACATTGAATCTTGGACCGTATCGCCCCGTGGTGCTGGCTGGCTGTTTGGTTCAAAAGTCACTGGCGAATTTAGTCACATAAATGATCTGAAGCTGATTGCTAGGGCGCACCAGCTTGTTCAAGAAGGATACAAGTATCATTtcgatgaaaaaaatttggtcACTGTTTGGAGTGCTCCCAACTATTGCTATCGGTGCGGTAATGTTGCGAGTGTTATGAAAGTAGATGAATCTTTAGAACCCGATTTTCGCATATTTTCTGCTGTACCCGATGAAGAAAGGACTGTTCCCCCAAGCCGGAAAAGAAGtgaatattttatttag
- the cox13 gene encoding cytochrome c oxidase subunit VIa, with the protein MMNRSVGRCSQIPRGLFSKKAFSPVSRGYSSEAKLSWLEEVKAEQEHAKRSSEFWKKVTYYVGGPALILSGLNAYYIYKKHQEHAEHHHDPEIDVPYTFENLRFKKYPWGDGSKTLFWNDNVNHLKND; encoded by the exons ATGATGAATCGCTCCGTTGGACGTTGTAGTCAAATTCCTCGTGGCTTGTTTTCCAAGAAGGCTTTTTCTCCGGTCTCAAGAGGCTACAGCAGTGAGGCCAAGTTGAGCTGGTTGGAAGAAGTTAAAGCTGAGCAAGAACACGCCAAACGCTCGAGTG agttttggaaaaaggtgACCTACTA TGTTGGTGGCCCTGCTTTGATTTTGTCTGGCTTGAATGCTTATTACATTT ACAAAAAACATCAAGAACACGCTGAGCACCATCATGATCCTGAAATCGATGTTCCCTATAC ATTTGAAAATCTgcgtttcaaaaagtaccCTTGGGGTGATGGAAGCAAGACTCTTTTCTG GAACGACAATGTCAACCATTTAAAGAACGACTAA
- the wtf39 gene encoding wtf meiotic driver (syntenic with wtf5 in CBS 15792): MKNKYSPISDSDDSSKTLNDEKADSRSSPSDGTPPPYTASSKFIDLEMADGSAQNSAQDTVNNTRSSSMDKWQIIMYLLFSTSFAYIAAYAVLPVLFFGLKVSVNAQAFWWLFGSFFVVLGLFLFATHMLYLGLFTQAGRATKKYIKKGGGAPAVCKDLITLIIFNGVGGGALKLSGSFEFIHSAAVLMVLAVLNICLFVLLIRNPDVIEDIQDMTRVNRISRNGPPRNEEIELQPLAEQRADV; this comes from the exons atgaaaaacaagtacTCTCCTATTTCAGATTCTGatgactcttccaaaacgctcaatgatgaaaaggcaGATAGTCGGTCGTCTCCTTCAGATGGTACGCCTCCTCCGTATACAG CTTCAAGcaaatttattgatttaGAAATGGCTGATGGATCCGCTCAAAATTCCGCCCAAGATACTGTTAATAATACTAGGTCGAGTTCGATGGATAAGTGGCAGATAATAATGTActtgttgttttctacATCTTTTGCCTACATTGCGGCCTATGCTGTTTTACCTGTGTTATTTTTCGGTTTGAAGGTTTCTGTGAATGCACAAGCCTTTTGGTGGCTTTTTGGCAGCTTTTTTGTAGTGTTAGGgttgtttttatttg CAACGCATATGCTCTATCTGGGATTGTTCACGCAAGCTGGAAGAGCAACAAAGAAGTACATTAAGAAAGGTGGAGGAGCGCCAGCTGTGTGTAAAGACCTAATTACActcattattttcaatggaGTTGGGGGTGGTGCTTTAAAATTATCAGGAAGCTTTGAATTTATACATTCAGCTGCGGTGTTAATGGTTTTAGCTGTACTGAACATATGCTTGTTTGTTCTTCTCATTC GAAACCCAGATGTGATTGAAGATATTCAAGATATGACACGTGTA AACAGAATTAGCAGGAATGGTCCACCTCGtaacgaagaaatcgaaCTTCAGCCTCTTGCTGAGCAAAGGGCTGATGTTTGA
- the mug33 gene encoding plasma membrane anchored protein: MRFSCATPSLILLLVAIVFFVLSICTAPLSKKIGLSKSDDVLFGTFGYCKGDQCSKTIVGYSLDYLNDHASSGFRTSTTVRQRASYGLVLIPVAACICAFATILLLFAHIGRISRSPGFFNFVASIIFFNVFITAIAFVICVITFVPRIQWLSWLVLANAGIQLIVLFLLLIARRQAVKAQAKHIRRSHADSMAYNPYSLQNNSNLFSTSSRTGDLPKFADYSMEKPAYDSLPDYDKLSHKRGDSLTKLKPTLSGDSRSLSSYTPEAAPQSSGFRFPFMRNSSKQNAPENPFKDPENPFKDPPPNPWSIEDIKPPK, translated from the coding sequence ATGAGGTTCAGCTGCGCTACCCCTTCCTTAATTTTGCTGCTTGTGGCCATTGTGTTTTTCGTCTTGTCCATCTGTACCGCCCCCCTTTCCAAGAAAATTGGTCTCTCCAAATCTGACGATGTCCTTTTTGGTACCTTTGGATATTGCAAGGGTGACCAATGTAGCAAAACTATCGTTGGCTATAGTTTGGATTATTTGAATGATCATGCCTCTTCCGGTTTCCGTACCTCCACTACGGTCCGTCAAAGAGCTTCTTACGGTCTCGTCTTGATTCCGGTCGCTGCTTGCATTTGTGCTTTTGCCACaatcttgcttttgtttgctcACATTGGCCGTATCTCCCGTTCCCCTggctttttcaatttcgtCGCTAGTATCATCTTCTTTAATGTTTTCATTACTGCCATCGCCTTCGTCATCTGTGTAATTACTTTTGTTCCTCGCATTCAGTGGCTTTCATGGCTTGTACTTGCAAATGCCGGAATTCAATTGATTGTTCTCTTCTTATTGTTGATTGCCCGTAGACAGGCCGTCAAGGCCCAAGCCAAGCATATTCGCCGCTCCCATGCCGATAGCATGGCTTACAATCCTTACTCTCTTCAAAACAACAGCAACCTCTTCTCTACTTCCTCCCGTACTGGTGACCTTCCCAAGTTTGCTGATTATAGTATGGAGAAGCCTGCCTACGACTCTCTTCCTGATTACGATAAACTTTCTCACAAGCGTGGTGATTCTCTTACGAAATTGAAACCTACTTTAAGTGGTGACAGCCGTTCGTTATCCTCATACACTCCTGAAGCTGCTCCTCAGTCATCTGGATTCAGATTTCCTTTTATGCGCAACAGCAGCAAACAAAATGCTCCCGAAAATCCTTTCAAAGATCCCGAAAACCCTTTTAAGGACCCACCTCCAAATCCTTGGTCTATTGAAGACATCAAACCTCCGAAGTAA
- the cti1 gene encoding exosome C1D family subunit Cti1 translates to MNSEYSHLFERLHEQLDQVEESLQPLKDSESIFDLVEGKDDVEQAKQYVSLSYAINSALYSYYKLHGTSTDESPIMSELQRVKQYVGKIKHAEKQIQPSSEDKNEQRPKVAKDAASRIIKHHT, encoded by the coding sequence ATGAATTCCGAATATTCTCACTTGTTTGAGAGGTTGCATGAACAATTGGACCAGGTAGAAGAATCTTTGCAGCCTTTAAAAGACTCAGAATCCATATTTGATCTTGTGGAAGGAAAAGACGATGTCGAGCAAGCCAAGCAGTATGTTAGTCTAAGCTATGCCATCAATTCGGCTTTGTATTCGTATTACAAACTCCATGGCACTTCCACCGACGAGTCTCCCATCATGTCTGAATTGCAGCGCGTCAAGCAATATGttggaaaaatcaaacatgctgaaaagcaaatccaGCCTAGCTCAGAAGACAAGAATGAACAGCGTCCAAAAGTAGCCAAAGATGCAGCTTCTAGAATTATCAAGCATCATACTTAG
- the met1 gene encoding uroporphyrin methyltransferase Met1, with protein MLLSTSLKDAVAIVIGSGKSACKRVDLCLSEDVSKVIWFCESSTTGGFDLGPFQPDKLAIDKVQLVPMHSFDLSTSLFTLGNAFTNYIVDIVFITDTKFTFNEDIYDLCKQNRIPLNIVDSPSLCSFTLPACWSEPPLQIALSTTSNGCRIAQRLLRHVVSSLPSGTGEAVRRFGIARSSTQNPQKRQWINHVSEFWPLEKLIRMSEDDILSIISDDYVLPLSSSEPSSTSSSRTSLSSQEDFAKEKVSLPLDPNNFSTNKKGTIVLVGSGPGDPELLTVAARNAIRKADYILADKLVPESVLKLIPRHTPLFIARKFPGNADRAQDELHEVALDALMRGDYVVRLKQGDPYIYGRGGEEVLFFHKHGYVPKVIPGISSALMAPVSAGIPITQRGIADQLLVCTGTSQKGAMPVIPPFVASQTAVFLMALHRLDILVSALLQNGWPKDLPVCIAERVSCPDQRFIFSTLDNVIEVYNRYESLPPGLLITGYSCQALSEVPLVTRLSH; from the coding sequence ATGCTTTTGTCTACTTCATTAAAGGATGCGGTGGCTATTGTCATCGGTTCTGGGAAATCAGCATGCAAACGGGTAGATCTTTGCTTGTCAGAGGATGTCTCCAAGgttatttggttttgtgAATCAAGCACGACCGGTGGATTTGATTTGGGTCCTTTTCAACCTGATAAATTGGCCATTGATAAGGTACAGCTAGTACCTATGCATTCTTTCGACCTTTCAACTTCTTTGTTCACTTTAGGTAATGCTTTCACAAATTATATTGTCGACATAGTCTTCATTACCGATACAAAGTTTACGTTCAACGAGGACATTTATGACctatgtaaacaaaatcgCATTCCCCTTAATATCGTAGATTCTCCTTCTTTGTGTTCTTTTACCCTTCCAGCCTGCTGGTCAGAGCCCCCGCTACAGATAGCTCTCAGTACTACTTCCAACGGTTGCCGAATTGCTCAAAGGCTTTTGCGTCATGTTGTCAGTAGTCTTCCATCAGGAACCGGTGAAGCTGTACGTCGTTTTGGGATTGCCCGTTCCTCTACTCAGAACCCACAAAAGAGACAGTGGATCAACCACGTCAGCGAATTTTGGCCGCTTGAAAAACTAATTCGTATGTCTGAAGATGATATCCTTTCTATTATCTCGGATGATTATGTTTTACCTCTCTCCTCCAGTGAACCCTCTTCCACAAGTAGCTCCCGAACAAGCCTGTCCTCTCAGGAAGACTTtgcaaaggaaaaggtCTCTCTTCCCCTCGATCCAAATAATTTCTCTactaataaaaaaggaacgaTCGTGCTCGTGGGTAGTGGACCAGGAGATCCTGAGCTTTTGACCGTTGCTGCCCGGAACGCCATTCGAAAGGCCGACTACATCCTAGCCGATAAGCTGGTACCAGAATCTGTTTTGAAGCTCATTCCTCGTCATACGCCTTTATTTATTGCACGAAAATTCCCAGGAAATGCTGATAGAGCCCAAGATGAGCTTCACGAAGTAGCTTTAGACGCATTAATGCGAGGTGACTATGTCGTGCGATTGAAGCAAGGTGATCCTTACATATATGGGAGAGGTGGTGAAGAAGTATTATTCTTCCATAAGCACGGCTATGTCCCAAAAGTTATTCCTGGTATTAGCAGCGCGTTAATGGCTCCCGTTTCAGCTGGAATTCCCATAACTCAACGAGGGATAGCAGATCAATTGTTGGTCTGCACTGGTACGAGCCAAAAAGGTGCCATGCCAGTAATACCTCCATTTGTCGCTTCGCAAACAGCTGTCTTTCTGATGGCGTTGCATCGATTGGACATTCTCGTTTCTGCTCTGTTGCAGAATGGTTGGCCTAAAGATCTGCCTGTATGTATAGCAGAGCGAGTCTCTTGTCCCGATCAacgatttattttttcaactttgGATAATGTTATTGAGGTGTATAACAGATATGAATCACTTCCTCCTGGCTTATTAATTACTGGATACAGTTGCCAAGCCCTCAGTGAAGTTCCACTAGTGACCAGGCTTTCACACTAA
- the cdc11 gene encoding SIN component scaffold protein, giving the protein MNMEQLWLEHDLSEEWIPRSSSDNLDSKEEIQSSPNPTNTNSSKKVPTAPSSDPGTFKKGSESSLDIPQWKQINAKNPVARDIFAKLDLENLFDGGGSSRNHSSTSQKRPDSSSNPIPTSSSVPSISSEPSGSYHAKSSPNHSFSSQSKQSPTFLNSSPPITSSPPHTVSHSTTPHSQKSSSSPKKDPSRSSSRRRHPSVTNSSKSSSPSSMASSPSVQKGNSSPLKLFQGASDPFTREHLNQLAQDVKSNSFESSAEDSFPLPSSRRVSKPVRTTERKAGLNTKDLYQEVEEVMAKLRGRIPPSSHESTVFLPRKLSGLQEEEEQNEASEFSKDDSSNPFPSLSDQLHLRELEKKQKLLNLHQNQSETVSSHSPPSLVQSSAGTKSEKRSSYASSDDRMKDSFKSRSQKTQNDSNNQHDFKAQSENPNMVVITPADLPDGIDTTQGSMEYDRVHNRWRRRGHDSDMAFDFSSEGEDDGFSSNLTVSYKAAQDSSPPSNKHPNVQKKQPNSYPMRKDNSKDPKYSSLSLRDVSNTPSQIAFSFQDFLPKDDSHDNFNHLLANNSSDFPADGPTSTFTSPEKTHDDQAMDEDYSFSVSKQSITRLLEDVEPYHPFWRRIIQLDISRRNLDSLIGLSEQCPCLEDLNIESNELSYLTGCPSSIRNLNAVNNHFSSLTTFSHLINLQYLDLSSNQLEDLTALSPLIHLRELNVDNNQLWNIDGILRLDGLLKLSARGNRFKQLSFTNSNLNRLEELLLGNNALESIEEISSLQNLMVLQLDGNQLTTLQASQPMIHLRVLRLNNNAIQHLEVDQYPNLRTLYMDYNCFTNIPNINRLKRLVNFSFRSQEFKSGRYIFTPPLDIRNLYLSNNASMVLQTHNMLLGIKYLELANIQITELPADFAKSLPNLRVLDLSHNYISELSALRGFSLLHRLYLVGNRIDKMKNVCDTLSHLKKLTHLDLRMNPLTFNIYPMIDNPVYELSAASKYHQNFDQSSQRTLRHPRQKWAEKDSAFIKTMPESGKSRRKMYTEAITLSCSRLEWLDGLDFELNGNDTSILHSVLHEIK; this is encoded by the coding sequence ATGAACATGGAACAACTGTGGCTAGAACATGATTTGAGTGAAGAATGGATTCCGAGATCGAGTTCCGATAATTTAGACTCCAAGGAGGAAATTCAGTCTTCTCCAAATCCCACAAACACAAACTCATCCAAGAAGGTACCTACCGCTCCTTCCAGCGATCCAGGAACTTTCAAGAAGGGATCAGAATCTTCTTTAGATATTCCGCAATGGAAACAGATCAATGCAAAGAACCCAGTGGCTCGTGATATTTTTGCAAAACTAGATCTAGAAAACTTGTTTGATGGAGGCGGTAGTTCAAGGAATCATTCCAGCACATCCCAAAAGCGACCAGATTCCTCTTCCAACCCAATCCCTACAAGCTCTTCAGTTCCATCCATCTCCTCTGAACCTTCAGGAAGCTATCATGCCAAATCTTCTCCCAAtcattcgttttcttcaCAATCAAAACAGTCTCctacttttttaaatagcTCTCCTCCGATCACAAGCTCTCCACCCCATACTGTTTCTCATTCTACTACACCTCATTCTCAgaaatcttcttcgtctCCCAAGAAAGACCCTTCCCGGTCTTCCTCCCGGAGGCGACATCCTTCTGTGACAAATTCCTCAAAATCATCTTCCCCGTCTTCCATGGCTTCCTCACCATCCGTCCAGAAAGGTAACTCTTCTCCCTTAAAACTTTTTCAGGGCGCTAGTGATCCTTTTACCCGTGAACATTTGAACCAACTTGCTCAGGATGTCAAATCAAACTCTTTCGAGTCTTCCGCAGAAGACTCATTTCCCTTGCCAAGCTCCAGGCGAGTCTCTAAGCCTGTGCGCACAACTGAGCGGAAAGCCGGGCTCAATACCAAGGACTTATACCAAGAAGTAGAAGAAGTTATGGCAAAGCTACGAGGTCGAATACCACCTTCAAGTCACGAATCCACCGTTTTCCTTCCCCGGAAACTAAGCGGTCTtcaagaggaagaggaacAAAATGAAGCCAGCGAATTTAGCAAAGATGATAGCTCTAACCCGTTTCCTTCTCTTAGTGACCAGCTTCACTTGCGCGAgttagaaaagaagcaaaaacttttgaatttacACCAAAATCAGTCAGAAACTGTCTCCAGTCACTCACCGCCTTCTCTTGTTCAGTCGTCTGCTGGaacaaaaagtgaaaagcGATCTTCCTATGCTTCTTCTGATGACCGTATGAAAGATTCCTTCAAGTCACGCAGTCAGAAAACACAAAATGATAGCAATAATCAACACGACTTTAAAGCGCAGTCAGAAAATCCAAACATGGTCGTAATCACTCCAGCAGACTTACCGGATGGCATCGATACGACTCAAGGGTCAATGGAGTATGACCGTGTACACAACCGTTGGCGTCGTCGTGGTCATGACTCTGATATGGCTTTTGATTTCAGTTCTGAAGGAGAGGATGACGGATTCTCATCTAATCTGACTGTTTCCTACAAAGCTGCGCAAGATTCTAGTCCTCCTTCGAATAAACACCCTAATGTTCAGAAAAAGCAGCCAAACTCCTACCCTATGAGGAAAGATAATAGTAAAGATCCTAAATATTCATCATTATCTCTTCGTGATGTTTCCAATACTCCTTCTCAAATCgctttttcctttcagGATTTTCTACCAAAGGATGATAGTCATGACAATTTCAATCATTTGCTTGCCAACAATTCTTCTGACTTCCCTGCCGATGGTCCAACCTCTACCTTTACTTCCCCCGAAAAAACCCATGACGACCAGGCAATGGATGAGGATTACAGTTTTTCTGTCTCAAAGCAATCTATCACTCGTTTACTTGAAGATGTAGAGCCTTACCATCCATTTTGGAGAAGGATTATTCAACTAGACATAAGCAGGAGGAACTTGGATTCTCTGATTGGGCTTTCTGAGCAATGTCCTTGTCTTGAAGACCTTAATATAGAGAGTAATGAGTTATCCTACTTAACTGGATGTCCTTCTTCAATTCGGAATTTAAATGCTGTCAACAATCATTTCTCTAGTCTTACTACTTTTTCGCACTTGATAAATCTCCAATACTTGGATTTATCGTCTAACCAGTTAGAAGATCTAACAGCTCTCTCTCCTTTGATTCACTTGCGTGAACTAAACGTTGATAACAACCAACTGTGGAATATTGATGGTATATTACGTTTGGATGGACTTCTCAAATTAAGCGCTCGCGGAAATCGATTTAAGCAACTCTCGTTCACAAACTCTAATTTAAATAGGCTGGAAGAATTACTTTTGGGCAATAATGCATTAGAAAGCATCGAAGAGATTAGCTCTCTTCAGAATTTAATGGTTTTACAGCTGGATGGCAATCAACTTACAACCTTGCAAGCTAGCCAACCGATGATTCATCTACGCGTTTTGCGCCTAAACAACAATGCCATTCAACATCTGGAAGTAGATCAGTACCCAAATTTACGGACGTTATATATGGATTACAACTGCTTTACGAACATTCCTAATATTAATCGGCTAAAGCGTTTAgttaatttttctttccgaTCGCAAGAATTCAAATCTGGTAGATATATCTTCACACCTCCTTTAGACATAAGGAATTTGTACTTGTCGAACAATGCCTCTATGGTACTTCAAACCCATAATATGTTATTGGGGATTAAGTATTTGGAGTTAGCAAATATTCAAATAACAGAACTACCCGCCGACTTTGCAAAGAGTTTGCCGAACCTGCGAGTTTTAGATTTGTCTCACAATTATATAAGTGAATTATCTGCTTTAAGAgggttttctttattacaCCGTTTATATCTTGTTGGCAACAGAATTGACAAGATGAAGAATGTATGCGATACGCTGTCCCacttgaaaaagttgaCTCATCTTGACTTACGCATGAATCCTTTGACGTTTAACATTTATCCTATGATTGACAATCCTGTATATGAACTGTCTGCTGCTTCTAAGTACCATCAGAATTTTGACCAATCGTCCCAAAGAACACTTAGACATCCAAGACAAAAGTGGGCTGAGAAAGACAGCGCATTTATAAAAACGATGCCAGAATCAGGAAAGAGCCGCCGGAAAATGTACACAGAAGCAATTACTCTATCTTGTTCTCGCTTAGAATGGCTAGATGGACTGGATTTTGAACTTAATGGAAACGATACTTCTATATTACATTCTGTGCTTCATGAGATAAAATAA
- a CDS encoding short chain dehydrogenase: MTFKVNPVPTELENKHVLDLFRLSGKNAVVFGGSKGIGMSVCSAFAQAGANVVMTYHSTPCKEKAMKLAKETGVRVDAIECNVGDEKSVASAFEEIKRLHDKIDVVVANAGVAFRSAAEECTTDQWENIMNVNVTSIHRIASRSGQIFKEQGFGNFIATASMSGTIVNTPQKISAYCTSKAAVKHYCKALAIEWAGFARVNTVSPGYIATDMPGYQFRKDWEPYVPMQRIGLSTELRGAYLFLGSDASTFITGLDLVVDGGYTVI; the protein is encoded by the coding sequence ATGACCTTTAAAGTAAACCCCGTCCCTACAGAGCTTGAAAACAAGCACGTCTTGGATTTGTTCAGATTGAGTGGAAAGAATGCCGTCGTTTTCGGTGGTAGTAAGGGAATTGGCATGAGCGTTTGTTCAGCCTTTGCTCAAGCCGGTGCCAATGTCGTTATGACTTATCATAGCACTCCTTGCAAAGAGAAAGCAATGAAATTGGCCAAGGAAACGGGTGTTCGTGTCGACGCTATTGAATGTAATGTTGGTGATGAAAAATCCGTAGCCTCTGCTTTTGAGGAAATCAAGCGTCTTCACGACAAAATTGACGTTGTCGTTGCAAACGCCGGTGTCGCTTTCCGTAGCGCTGCTGAAGAGTGTACCACAGATCAATGGGAAAATATTATGAATGTGAACGTGACTTCCATTCACCGTATCGCCTCTCGATCCGgtcaaattttcaaagagcAAGGATTCGGTAACTTTATCGCTACTGCCTCCATGTCTGGAACCATTGTCAACACTCCCCAAAAGATTTCTGCTTATTGCACTTCAAAGGCTGCTGTCAAGCACTACTGCAAGGCATTGGCTATCGAGTGGGCCGGCTTTGCTCGTGTCAACACAGTGTCTCCCGGTTACATTGCTACCGACATGCCTGGCTACCAATTTAGGAAGGATTGGGAGCCTTATGTCCCCATGCAACGTATTGGTTTGAGCACTGAACTACGTGGTGCTTACTTATTCCTTGGTAGTGATGCTTCAACCTTTATTACTGGTTTAGACTTGGTTGTGGATGGTGGTTATACCGTCATTTAA